One Pseudomonas sp. HOU2 genomic window carries:
- a CDS encoding cytosine permease, giving the protein MSSSNAGPSAGQLETRGIEPVPEAECNGHPLQLFWVWFAANISILGLPLGATLVAFRGLAIWQAIIVAIVGAAGSFAVVGIISIAGRRGRAPSLTLSRAIFGVRGNIGPTLVSLMSRLGWETVNTTTAAFVLLSLCSILFGSPVEAKSAPVLTLIFIAIFVLLTLSVSGLGHATLLVIQKWATYVFGALNILVGGFLCATIDWSAVFNATPAPMSAMIIGIGTMAAGTGIGWANAGADMSRYQHRSVKAVRLVASAAFGAGIPLVLLITLGGLLSVGNNDLASATDPIVAIRDMLPTWMAVPYLITAFGGLLLSNNLSVYSAGLTTLTLGLKVKRVYAVVVDIVAIFAGSIYFMLIADSFYGPFITFISLLAVPITAWVGIFVVDLIHRHYYSPKDLLDVSPSSAYWYRGGIEWRAFGAWAIAIVLGFSFTTIGTTAENVWFKGFLSDSWLGHNGLGWIVTFVVAGGIYLVLGGAKDRRAAQVENAHA; this is encoded by the coding sequence ATGAGTTCATCAAACGCCGGGCCAAGCGCCGGGCAACTGGAAACCCGCGGCATCGAGCCGGTGCCGGAAGCCGAGTGCAACGGTCATCCGCTGCAACTGTTCTGGGTCTGGTTCGCCGCCAACATTTCCATTCTCGGCCTGCCATTGGGCGCCACGCTGGTGGCGTTTCGCGGGCTGGCGATCTGGCAGGCGATCATCGTTGCCATCGTCGGCGCCGCCGGTTCGTTCGCCGTGGTCGGGATCATCTCGATTGCCGGTCGTCGTGGCCGTGCGCCGAGCCTGACGTTGTCGCGAGCGATCTTCGGTGTACGCGGCAATATCGGCCCGACGCTGGTCTCGCTGATGTCTCGGCTGGGCTGGGAAACCGTCAACACCACCACCGCCGCGTTCGTGCTGCTGTCGCTGTGTTCGATCCTGTTCGGCTCGCCGGTTGAGGCGAAGAGTGCGCCGGTGCTGACGCTGATCTTCATCGCGATTTTCGTGCTGCTGACCCTGTCGGTTTCCGGCCTCGGTCATGCGACCTTGCTGGTGATCCAGAAGTGGGCGACCTACGTGTTCGGTGCGTTGAACATTCTGGTCGGCGGCTTCCTTTGCGCGACCATCGACTGGAGCGCGGTGTTCAACGCCACGCCGGCGCCGATGAGCGCGATGATCATCGGCATCGGCACCATGGCTGCCGGCACTGGCATCGGCTGGGCAAACGCCGGCGCCGACATGTCGCGCTATCAGCACCGCAGCGTCAAGGCTGTGCGGCTGGTCGCCTCGGCGGCGTTCGGCGCGGGGATTCCACTGGTGCTGCTGATCACCCTCGGCGGCCTGCTGTCGGTGGGCAACAATGACCTGGCCTCGGCGACTGACCCGATTGTGGCGATCCGCGACATGCTGCCGACTTGGATGGCCGTGCCGTACCTGATCACTGCATTCGGCGGCCTGCTGCTGTCGAACAACCTCTCGGTGTACTCCGCCGGATTGACCACGCTGACCCTCGGCCTCAAGGTCAAACGCGTCTACGCGGTGGTGGTGGATATCGTGGCGATCTTCGCCGGTTCGATCTATTTCATGTTGATCGCCGACAGCTTCTATGGCCCGTTCATCACCTTCATTTCCCTGTTGGCGGTGCCGATCACCGCGTGGGTCGGGATCTTCGTGGTCGATCTGATTCACCGGCACTACTACAGCCCCAAAGACCTGCTCGACGTCAGCCCGAGCAGCGCCTACTGGTATCGCGGCGGCATCGAGTGGCGCGCGTTCGGCGCGTGGGCGATTGCCATCGTGCTCGGCTTCAGTTTCACCACCATCGGCACCACCGCCGAAAACGTCTGGTTCAAGGGCTTCCTGTCCGACTCGTGGCTGGGCCACAACGGTCTGGGCTGGATCGTGACCTTCGTGGTGGCCGGTGGCATTTACCTGGTTCTCGGCGGGGCGAAAGATCGCCGCGCCGCGCAAGTCGAGAATGCTCATGCCTAA
- a CDS encoding Rho termination factor N-terminal domain-containing protein, whose product MPRGSKDKYTVEQKRKAEHIEDSYEHKGLSKDEAEARAWATVNKQSGGGEKAGGSGRRKPASAKSEDRKESSRRAVASREGHARDSKASRETQTVDSLRKEARAKNIAGRSSMRKDELIAALRKAG is encoded by the coding sequence ATGCCTCGTGGAAGCAAAGATAAATACACCGTCGAACAGAAGCGCAAGGCCGAACACATCGAAGACAGCTACGAGCACAAAGGCCTGTCCAAGGACGAGGCCGAAGCGCGGGCTTGGGCAACGGTGAACAAACAGTCGGGCGGCGGCGAAAAGGCTGGCGGTTCGGGGCGCAGGAAACCGGCGAGTGCCAAATCCGAAGATCGCAAGGAATCATCGCGGCGTGCGGTAGCCAGTCGTGAAGGGCATGCGCGCGACAGCAAGGCATCGCGCGAGACGCAGACCGTGGACAGTCTGAGGAAAGAGGCGCGGGCGAAGAATATCGCCGGGCGCTCTTCGATGCGCAAGGATGAGTTGATTGCGGCGTTGCGCAAGGCCGGTTGA
- a CDS encoding GNAT family N-acetyltransferase codes for MTIEIRPATPSDAPQILAFITELADFEKARHEVIANVTDIERSLFSEGATAHGLICLRDGVPIGFAVFFFSYSTWLGSNCLYLEDLYITPEQRGGGAGKTLLRHLAKIACDNDCGRFEWSVLDWNTPAIEFYKSLGAQPQEEWVRYRMDGKVLREFAEG; via the coding sequence ATGACGATCGAAATCCGCCCGGCGACCCCCAGCGATGCGCCGCAAATCCTCGCCTTTATCACCGAACTGGCAGATTTCGAAAAGGCTCGCCACGAAGTGATCGCCAACGTCACCGACATCGAGCGCAGCCTGTTCAGCGAAGGCGCGACCGCCCACGGCTTGATCTGCCTGCGTGACGGTGTGCCGATCGGTTTTGCGGTGTTCTTCTTCAGCTATTCGACATGGCTGGGCAGCAACTGCCTGTACCTCGAAGACCTCTACATCACCCCTGAACAACGCGGCGGCGGCGCCGGCAAAACCCTACTGCGGCATCTGGCGAAAATCGCCTGCGACAACGACTGTGGGCGCTTCGAATGGAGCGTGCTGGACTGGAACACCCCGGCCATCGAATTCTACAAATCCCTCGGCGCGCAGCCGCAGGAAGAGTGGGTGCGCTATCGCATGGATGGCAAGGTGTTGCGCGAGTTTGCCGAGGGATGA
- a CDS encoding GntR family transcriptional regulator translates to MIRQVRFDKKQRVVDELVRRIESGLMEDGFLLPGEHQLAQEFNVSRGTLREALAELKRRNYIATQSGVGSIVTFDGVVLDQRSGWAQALADSGALINTEVLRLEAVTRPDLLSRFGTDQFITLDRRRRSNDGTLVSLERSLLPATGGLESLPRVGLIDNSLTITLAAYGYIGERGDQWIGAEPLNAVDAELLGRAEGTVFLKALRTTYDRQNRFMEQVESLLDPVHFRLHLQFGEQK, encoded by the coding sequence ATGATTAGACAGGTACGATTTGACAAGAAACAACGGGTGGTCGACGAGCTCGTCCGGCGCATCGAAAGCGGCCTCATGGAGGACGGCTTTCTGTTGCCCGGCGAGCATCAGTTGGCTCAGGAATTCAACGTCAGCCGTGGCACGTTGCGTGAGGCGCTGGCCGAACTGAAGCGGCGCAACTACATCGCCACGCAAAGCGGGGTCGGTTCGATCGTCACCTTCGACGGTGTGGTGCTCGACCAGCGCAGCGGCTGGGCGCAAGCGCTGGCCGACAGCGGAGCGCTGATCAACACCGAAGTGCTGCGTCTGGAAGCGGTGACCCGGCCGGATTTGCTTTCGCGTTTCGGCACCGACCAGTTCATCACCCTCGACCGCCGCCGGCGATCCAATGACGGCACGCTGGTCTCCCTCGAACGCTCGCTGTTGCCGGCCACCGGAGGCCTGGAAAGCCTGCCGCGTGTCGGTCTTATAGACAACTCGCTGACCATCACCCTGGCCGCCTACGGCTACATCGGCGAGCGCGGCGATCAGTGGATCGGCGCCGAACCGCTGAATGCCGTGGACGCCGAGCTGCTCGGTCGCGCAGAAGGCACTGTGTTTCTCAAGGCCTTGCGCACCACTTACGACCGGCAAAACCGTTTCATGGAGCAGGTCGAAAGCCTGCTCGACCCGGTGCATTTCCGTCTGCACCTGCAATTTGGAGAACAGAAATGA
- the dgoD gene encoding galactonate dehydratase, giving the protein MKITKLTTFIVPPRWCFLKVETDEGVTGWGEPVVEGRAHTVAAAVEELSDYLIGKDPRNIEDIWTVLYRGGFYRGGAIHMSALAGIDQALWDIKGKALGVSVSDLLGGQVRDKIRVYSWIGGDRPADTARAAKEAVSRGFTAVKMNGTEELQFLDSFEKVDLALANVAAVRDAVGPNVGIGVDFHGRVHKPMAKVLMKELDPYKLMFIEEPVLSENYEALKELAPLTSTPIALGERLFSRWDFKRVLSEGYVDIIQPDASHAGGITETRKIANMAEAYDVALALHCPLGPIALAACLQLDAACYNAFIQEQSLGIHYNESNDLLDYVKDPRVFDYDQGFVKIPNGPGLGIEINEEYVIERAAVGHRWRNPIWRHADGSFAEW; this is encoded by the coding sequence ATGAAAATCACCAAACTCACCACCTTCATCGTGCCGCCGCGCTGGTGCTTCCTAAAGGTTGAAACCGACGAGGGCGTGACCGGTTGGGGTGAACCCGTGGTCGAAGGCCGCGCCCACACTGTTGCCGCTGCCGTTGAGGAATTGTCCGACTACCTGATCGGCAAAGACCCACGCAACATCGAGGACATCTGGACCGTGCTGTATCGCGGCGGCTTCTACCGTGGTGGCGCGATCCACATGAGTGCGCTGGCCGGTATCGATCAGGCGCTGTGGGACATCAAGGGCAAGGCCCTCGGTGTGTCGGTCAGTGATCTGCTCGGTGGTCAGGTGCGCGACAAGATCCGCGTGTATTCGTGGATCGGTGGCGATCGCCCAGCCGACACCGCGCGTGCCGCGAAAGAGGCGGTGAGCCGGGGTTTTACTGCGGTGAAAATGAACGGCACCGAAGAGCTGCAATTCCTCGATTCCTTCGAGAAAGTCGATCTGGCCCTGGCCAACGTGGCTGCGGTGCGCGATGCCGTCGGGCCTAACGTCGGCATTGGCGTCGACTTCCATGGCCGGGTGCACAAGCCGATGGCCAAGGTGCTGATGAAGGAACTCGACCCGTACAAACTGATGTTCATCGAAGAACCGGTGCTCAGCGAAAACTATGAAGCGCTGAAAGAGCTGGCACCGTTGACCAGCACGCCGATTGCCCTCGGTGAGCGGCTGTTCTCGCGCTGGGATTTCAAGCGGGTGTTGAGCGAAGGCTACGTCGACATCATCCAGCCCGATGCCTCCCACGCTGGTGGTATCACTGAAACTCGCAAGATCGCCAACATGGCCGAAGCCTACGACGTGGCGCTGGCACTGCATTGCCCGTTGGGGCCGATTGCGCTGGCGGCGTGCCTGCAACTGGATGCGGCTTGTTACAACGCGTTTATCCAGGAGCAGAGCCTGGGTATCCATTACAACGAGAGCAACGATCTGCTCGACTATGTGAAGGATCCGCGGGTGTTCGACTACGACCAGGGTTTCGTGAAGATCCCGAATGGGCCGGGGTTGGGCATTGAGATCAACGAGGAATACGTGATCGAACGTGCGGCGGTCGGCCACCGCTGGCGCAACCCGATCTGGCGCCATGCCGATGGCAGTTTTGCCGAGTGGTGA
- a CDS encoding ADP-ribosylglycohydrolase family protein, producing the protein MTALNRALGAFYGLALGDALGMPTQSLNRETIKTRFGHITDLQDAGPLQPIAANMPKGSITDDTEQAILVGELLVEGKGRIEPAVLAQRLIEWEAEMQAKGSQDLLGPSTKRAIEMILAGHSPEEAGRYGTTNGAAMRITPVGIAADVADPERFIAAVVQACQVTHNTTLGISSAAAVAAVVSAGINGMDLGEALNLGQQIAQQAEAHGHWVAGGRIASRISWARTISVDSDKALLADLLYDVIGTSVASQESVVVSFALAQQVAVGEMSAFDALCMAASLGGDTDTIAAILGAMLGACLGLESWPAPMIATVKAVNHLELEPLVQGLLSLR; encoded by the coding sequence ATGACCGCGCTCAACCGTGCCCTCGGTGCGTTTTATGGCCTGGCCCTCGGTGATGCGCTGGGCATGCCGACGCAATCGCTGAACCGCGAAACGATCAAGACCCGCTTCGGCCACATCACCGATCTGCAGGACGCCGGTCCTTTGCAACCGATCGCCGCCAACATGCCCAAAGGCTCGATCACCGACGACACCGAACAGGCGATTCTGGTTGGCGAGCTGCTGGTCGAAGGCAAAGGCCGGATCGAGCCGGCAGTGCTTGCCCAACGGCTGATCGAGTGGGAAGCCGAGATGCAGGCCAAGGGCTCGCAGGATTTGCTCGGCCCATCGACCAAACGCGCCATTGAAATGATCCTCGCCGGGCATTCGCCGGAGGAGGCCGGGCGTTACGGCACCACCAACGGCGCAGCGATGCGCATCACCCCGGTGGGCATCGCCGCAGACGTCGCTGATCCCGAGCGTTTCATCGCGGCCGTGGTGCAGGCCTGTCAGGTCACCCACAACACCACGCTGGGGATTTCCAGCGCGGCGGCGGTGGCGGCGGTGGTTTCGGCCGGGATCAATGGCATGGATCTGGGCGAGGCGTTGAACCTTGGCCAGCAGATTGCGCAACAGGCCGAGGCACATGGGCACTGGGTGGCCGGCGGGCGCATCGCTTCGCGCATCAGTTGGGCGCGGACGATTAGCGTCGATAGCGACAAGGCGCTGCTGGCGGATCTGCTGTACGACGTGATCGGCACTTCGGTGGCATCGCAGGAGTCGGTGGTGGTCTCGTTCGCCCTGGCGCAGCAAGTGGCGGTCGGCGAGATGAGTGCGTTCGATGCATTGTGCATGGCCGCCAGCCTTGGCGGCGACACCGATACCATCGCGGCGATTCTCGGCGCCATGCTCGGGGCCTGCCTGGGCCTCGAGAGCTGGCCGGCGCCGATGATTGCCACGGTCAAGGCAGTCAATCATCTGGAGCTTGAACCGTTGGTGCAGGGGCTGTTGAGCCTGCGTTGA
- a CDS encoding HD domain-containing protein, translating to MNATAFAPLTSLAAELLPHALEPSDDGAHDLAHLQRVWHNVRTFQVEEGGDLEVLLAAVLLHDCVSVEKNSPLRSQASRLAAEKAANVLAELDWSASKIAAVTHAIEAHSFSANITPLTLEAKIVQDADRLDSLGMLGVARTFYVAGRMGSALYDPLDPEARERDYNDTRFCLDHFQTKLLHLADGFQTETGQRLAQIRHQRLKGFMEQFKEEIGLD from the coding sequence ATGAACGCCACTGCTTTTGCGCCGCTCACCTCACTCGCCGCCGAGTTGTTGCCCCATGCTCTGGAGCCGTCCGACGACGGCGCCCATGACCTCGCGCATCTGCAACGGGTCTGGCACAACGTGCGGACCTTTCAGGTCGAGGAAGGCGGTGACCTTGAAGTGCTGCTCGCCGCGGTATTGCTGCACGATTGCGTGTCCGTCGAGAAGAACTCGCCCCTGCGCTCGCAGGCTTCGCGCCTCGCCGCAGAGAAAGCTGCCAACGTGCTGGCGGAACTGGATTGGTCCGCCAGCAAAATCGCCGCCGTCACCCACGCTATCGAAGCCCACAGTTTCTCCGCCAACATCACCCCGCTGACCCTCGAAGCAAAAATCGTCCAGGATGCCGACCGTCTCGACTCGCTGGGCATGCTTGGCGTGGCCCGCACCTTTTACGTCGCCGGGCGCATGGGCAGTGCGCTGTACGACCCGCTCGACCCTGAAGCCAGGGAGCGCGACTACAACGACACACGTTTCTGCCTCGACCACTTCCAGACCAAACTGCTGCACCTCGCCGACGGTTTTCAGACCGAAACCGGTCAGCGTCTGGCGCAGATCCGCCATCAGCGCCTGAAGGGTTTCATGGAGCAGTTCAAGGAAGAAATCGGCCTCGACTGA
- a CDS encoding 2-dehydro-3-deoxy-6-phosphogalactonate aldolase: MLKQALAQNGLIAILRGLHPQEAAAVGEVLYAAGFRVIEVPLNSPSPYESIRILRQTLPADCLIGAGTVLTPEQVELVKAAGGQVIVMPHSDAKVLRAAKAAGLYLSPGVATPTEAFAALEEGADILKLFPAEQMAPAVVKAWLAVLPSGTVLAPVGGITPDNMQAFIDAGVKGFGLGSGLFKPGMSVEQVAVNAKAYVAAWKALR, from the coding sequence ATGCTCAAGCAAGCACTGGCACAAAATGGTCTGATCGCGATCCTGCGTGGCCTGCATCCGCAGGAAGCCGCAGCGGTCGGAGAAGTCCTGTACGCCGCCGGATTTCGCGTCATCGAAGTACCGCTCAATTCGCCGTCGCCGTACGAAAGTATCCGCATCCTGCGTCAGACCTTGCCCGCCGATTGCCTGATCGGTGCCGGCACGGTGTTGACCCCGGAGCAGGTCGAGTTGGTGAAAGCCGCCGGCGGCCAGGTGATCGTCATGCCGCACAGCGACGCCAAAGTGCTGCGTGCGGCGAAAGCGGCGGGGTTGTACCTGTCGCCGGGTGTCGCCACGCCGACCGAAGCGTTCGCGGCGCTGGAGGAGGGCGCGGACATTCTCAAGCTGTTCCCGGCCGAGCAGATGGCCCCGGCGGTGGTCAAGGCATGGCTCGCGGTGTTGCCCTCCGGGACGGTGCTGGCGCCGGTCGGCGGGATCACCCCAGACAACATGCAAGCGTTCATCGACGCTGGCGTGAAAGGTTTCGGCCTCGGTTCCGGCCTGTTCAAACCGGGCATGAGCGTTGAGCAAGTCGCCGTCAATGCCAAGGCCTACGTCGCTGCCTGGAAGGCCCTTCGCTGA
- a CDS encoding MFS transporter, producing the protein MPTQTLTGQASLVTPSRKRFFIMVLLFITVVINYLDRSNLSIAAPALTSELGIDPVHVGLIFSAFGWTYAAMQIPGGWLVDRVPPRILYSVALLLWSLATVLLGFAASFIALFVLRMAVGALEAPAYPINSRVVTTWFPERERATAIGFYTSGQFVGLAFLTPVLAWLQHEFGWHMVFVATGAAGIVWAAIWYAVYREPRDFKGANNAEIDLIREGGGLVDIQAQTAKASFSWTDLGIVLSKRKLWGIYLGQFCLNSTLWFFLTWFPTYLVKYRGMDFIKSGLLASLPFLAAFIGVLCSGFFSDLLIRRGCSVGFARKLPIIGGLLISTSIIGANFVESTPLVIAFLALAFFGNGLASITWSLVSTLAPARLLGLTGGVFNFIGNLSAIATPIVIGFLASGDSFAPAITYIAVLALIGALSYVFLVGKVERIEL; encoded by the coding sequence ATGCCAACGCAAACCCTCACCGGGCAGGCGTCTTTAGTCACGCCTAGCCGCAAGCGGTTTTTCATCATGGTGCTGTTGTTCATCACCGTGGTCATCAACTACCTCGACCGCAGCAACCTGTCGATTGCCGCGCCCGCGCTGACCAGCGAACTGGGCATCGACCCGGTGCATGTCGGGCTGATTTTCTCGGCGTTCGGCTGGACCTACGCCGCGATGCAGATCCCCGGCGGCTGGCTGGTGGATCGGGTGCCGCCGCGCATCCTTTATAGCGTCGCGCTGCTGCTGTGGTCGCTGGCCACGGTGCTGCTCGGCTTTGCCGCAAGTTTCATTGCGCTGTTCGTGCTGCGCATGGCGGTCGGCGCGCTGGAAGCACCGGCCTATCCGATCAACAGCCGCGTGGTCACCACCTGGTTTCCCGAGCGCGAGCGGGCCACGGCGATTGGTTTCTACACTTCCGGGCAGTTTGTCGGCCTGGCGTTTCTGACGCCGGTGCTGGCCTGGCTGCAACATGAGTTCGGCTGGCACATGGTGTTCGTCGCCACCGGTGCGGCGGGGATTGTCTGGGCGGCGATCTGGTACGCGGTGTATCGCGAACCGCGGGATTTCAAGGGCGCCAACAACGCGGAGATCGACCTGATCCGCGAAGGCGGCGGGCTGGTGGATATTCAAGCGCAGACGGCCAAGGCGTCGTTCAGCTGGACCGACCTCGGCATCGTCCTGAGCAAGCGCAAATTGTGGGGCATCTACCTCGGCCAGTTCTGCCTGAACTCGACGCTGTGGTTTTTCCTGACGTGGTTCCCGACCTACCTGGTGAAATATCGCGGCATGGACTTCATCAAGTCCGGCCTGCTGGCATCACTGCCGTTTCTGGCCGCGTTCATTGGCGTGCTGTGTTCGGGGTTCTTTTCCGACTTGCTGATTCGCCGTGGCTGCAGCGTGGGTTTTGCGCGCAAGTTGCCGATCATTGGCGGACTGTTGATTTCCACCTCGATCATCGGTGCCAATTTCGTTGAATCGACACCGCTGGTGATTGCCTTCCTCGCGCTGGCGTTTTTCGGCAACGGTCTGGCCTCGATCACCTGGTCGCTGGTCTCGACCCTGGCTCCGGCGCGCTTGCTCGGCTTGACCGGTGGGGTGTTCAACTTCATCGGCAACCTGTCGGCGATTGCCACGCCGATCGTCATCGGGTTCCTCGCCAGTGGCGATTCGTTTGCCCCGGCGATCACCTACATCGCGGTTCTGGCGCTGATCGGTGCATTGTCCTACGTGTTTCTGGTAGGCAAGGTCGAGCGTATCGAGTTGTAG
- a CDS encoding 2-dehydro-3-deoxygalactonokinase gives MQAQLIALDWGTTSLRAYKLAAGGVVLEQRALSSGIMQLPKTPRVINGGECADGFELAFEDACGDWLDAQPDLPVIACGMVGSAQGWREAAYCETPANVANLGNSLQTVVSLRGTRVHIVPGVIQRSRLPNVMRGEETQVLGVLQNLPVDAGGDLLIGLPGSHSKWVEVLEGCITHFDTFMTGEVFAVLSEHSILGRTQQQGVAFDGVAFDRGVQVALSADGELGVLSTLFSARTLGLTGELAPTAQADYLSGLMIGHELVALAAAQRRRRNSAHLPSIILIGNAQLCARYSRALDACGFARVALAEQATERGLWQLALAAGLLDSSSR, from the coding sequence ATGCAGGCGCAATTGATCGCGCTCGATTGGGGGACGACCTCATTACGTGCTTACAAACTCGCGGCCGGTGGCGTGGTGCTGGAGCAGCGTGCGCTGTCGTCCGGGATCATGCAGTTACCGAAGACGCCGCGAGTCATCAACGGTGGTGAATGCGCCGATGGTTTTGAACTGGCCTTCGAAGACGCCTGTGGCGACTGGCTCGATGCGCAGCCGGATCTGCCGGTGATCGCCTGCGGCATGGTCGGCAGCGCCCAGGGCTGGCGCGAAGCGGCCTACTGCGAAACGCCGGCGAACGTCGCCAATCTCGGAAATTCCCTACAAACAGTGGTCAGTCTGCGCGGCACACGGGTGCACATCGTGCCGGGCGTGATTCAGCGTTCACGCCTGCCCAACGTGATGCGCGGTGAAGAAACCCAGGTCCTTGGCGTGCTGCAGAACCTGCCGGTCGATGCTGGCGGCGATCTGTTGATCGGTCTGCCGGGCAGCCATTCCAAATGGGTGGAAGTGCTCGAGGGCTGCATCACCCATTTCGATACGTTCATGACCGGCGAAGTGTTCGCCGTGCTCAGTGAACACAGCATTCTCGGGCGTACCCAGCAACAGGGGGTGGCGTTCGACGGCGTGGCATTTGACCGTGGTGTGCAAGTGGCACTGTCGGCGGACGGCGAGCTGGGCGTGCTCTCCACATTATTCAGTGCCCGCACCCTGGGACTGACCGGCGAACTGGCGCCGACGGCGCAAGCGGATTACCTCTCCGGCCTGATGATTGGCCATGAGCTGGTAGCGCTTGCCGCAGCCCAGCGGCGTCGACGCAACAGTGCGCATCTGCCCTCGATCATCCTCATTGGCAACGCACAACTCTGCGCCCGCTACAGCCGTGCGCTGGACGCCTGCGGTTTCGCCCGGGTGGCGCTGGCCGAGCAGGCCACCGAGCGCGGCCTGTGGCAACTGGCGCTGGCCGCCGGACTGCTCGATTCCTCATCCCGTTAA
- a CDS encoding PfkB family carbohydrate kinase → MPKMLHTGQVIIDLVMAVDQLPKIGGDVLAQSAAFEAGGGFNVMAAAVRNGLPVVYLGRHGTGRFGDLARQAMNAEGIHIGIQAPAQRDTGICVALTDASAERSFISYIGAEGEVTEEDLNSVAAEAGDYVYVSGYSLLHAGKAQALLDWTLALPEVISVVFDPGPLVESPDSALMQALLPRIDVWTSNSVEALRFTGAADIAAALDRLAEHLPKDVLMVVRDGPQGCWIQQAGERRQVPGFAVKAVDSNGAGDAHAGVFVAGLAQGLNALEAARRANAAAALAVTRWGPATAPRAAEVDGFIREVCGD, encoded by the coding sequence ATGCCTAAGATGCTGCACACCGGCCAGGTCATCATCGACCTGGTCATGGCCGTGGATCAGCTGCCGAAAATCGGCGGCGATGTGCTGGCGCAGTCTGCCGCTTTCGAGGCCGGTGGCGGCTTCAACGTGATGGCCGCAGCTGTGCGCAACGGTTTGCCGGTGGTCTATCTCGGTCGTCATGGCACCGGGCGTTTTGGTGATCTGGCGCGTCAGGCGATGAACGCTGAAGGTATTCATATCGGCATCCAGGCGCCTGCTCAACGCGACACCGGAATTTGCGTGGCGCTGACCGATGCGTCGGCCGAGCGCAGTTTCATCTCCTACATCGGCGCTGAAGGCGAAGTGACCGAGGAGGATTTGAACAGCGTGGCCGCCGAGGCGGGCGATTATGTCTACGTCAGCGGCTACAGCCTGCTGCATGCAGGCAAGGCGCAAGCTTTGCTGGACTGGACGCTGGCGCTGCCAGAGGTGATCAGCGTGGTGTTTGATCCGGGCCCGTTGGTGGAATCGCCGGACTCGGCGTTGATGCAGGCGCTGTTGCCACGCATCGATGTGTGGACCAGCAACAGCGTGGAGGCGTTGCGGTTTACCGGGGCTGCGGACATTGCGGCGGCCCTGGATCGCCTCGCCGAGCATCTACCGAAAGACGTGCTGATGGTGGTGCGCGACGGGCCGCAGGGGTGCTGGATCCAGCAGGCTGGCGAGCGTCGGCAGGTGCCGGGGTTTGCCGTGAAAGCGGTCGACAGCAACGGCGCGGGTGATGCTCATGCCGGGGTGTTCGTTGCCGGATTGGCGCAGGGTTTGAACGCTCTTGAGGCGGCACGCCGGGCGAACGCGGCGGCGGCTTTGGCGGTGACGCGCTGGGGGCCGGCGACTGCGCCGAGGGCGGCTGAGGTGGATGGGTTTATCCGCGAAGTCTGCGGCGATTGA
- a CDS encoding IclR family transcriptional regulator, whose translation MQEDAPEKTKDAAPTGTQTLLRGLGVVQAVASGARDLKEIARLIGTTRSTTHRLASCLVDERYLRVVPQIGYLLGPKLIELGFQAREELPLVSLAAPYLNELSALTGDTVHLGIREGDEVLYLLKNPGRNGPEMRSRVGHRMPLARTGIGKALMLDDAPQDWQRLYDISLPAGGKSQFWPQHPQQSWEQLEQRMTEYVAGGYAFDLEDNEPSIRCVAAPIRDASKRIVAAISIASTVPYMPLEKMAELIPLIKGVTARLSAELGLKV comes from the coding sequence ATGCAGGAAGACGCCCCGGAAAAAACCAAGGACGCCGCACCCACCGGCACCCAGACCCTGCTTCGCGGCCTGGGTGTGGTGCAGGCGGTGGCCAGTGGCGCCCGTGATCTGAAAGAGATCGCCCGGCTGATCGGCACCACGCGCAGCACCACCCATCGTCTGGCCAGTTGCCTGGTGGACGAACGTTACCTGCGCGTGGTGCCGCAAATCGGCTATCTGCTGGGGCCAAAACTGATCGAGCTGGGGTTTCAGGCCCGCGAAGAGTTGCCGCTGGTGAGTCTGGCCGCGCCCTATCTGAATGAGTTGTCGGCATTGACCGGCGACACCGTGCACCTGGGGATTCGTGAGGGCGACGAGGTGTTGTACCTGCTGAAGAATCCGGGGCGCAATGGCCCGGAAATGCGCTCGCGGGTCGGCCACCGCATGCCGCTGGCACGCACCGGGATCGGCAAGGCCTTGATGCTCGACGATGCGCCGCAGGATTGGCAGCGCTTGTACGACATCAGCCTGCCGGCGGGTGGGAAAAGTCAGTTCTGGCCGCAGCATCCGCAGCAATCGTGGGAGCAGCTCGAGCAGCGCATGACCGAGTACGTGGCCGGCGGCTACGCCTTCGATCTGGAAGACAACGAACCGTCGATCCGCTGCGTGGCGGCGCCGATTCGTGATGCGAGCAAGCGCATTGTCGCGGCGATCAGTATCGCCAGCACCGTGCCGTACATGCCGCTGGAAAAAATGGCCGAGCTGATCCCCCTGATCAAAGGGGTCACAGCCCGGCTCTCGGCAGAACTCGGTCTGAAGGTTTAA